The following nucleotide sequence is from Cytophagia bacterium CHB2.
CGCCGCGCTTGAGCACGTTTTTGGGAAAATTCATCCGGCACAGCGGCTGGTACCCGGGTTATCAATTGCGCTTGTTTCGCAGAGACAAAACCACAATCATCAACAGTCACGTGCACGAGGGCTTTGTTGTTGACGGCGCACTCAGCCATCTCAAACACGATCTGCTGCATTTTACGCATCGCACACTGGAAGAAAGCCTGGCACGCATGAACCGCTACAGTTCGCTGGAAGCATTAGATCGCAGCGGCAAACGCGTGTATTGGTGGGATTTTTTTGTTCGACCCTTTGCGGCTTTTTGGAACAAGTTTATTGCACATCAGGGATGGCGCGATGGCATGCACGGTTTGATACTGGCGTTGGTGACGGCCATGGTAAAACTCGCCTTGTATATGAAGCTCTGGGAGGCGCAACAATCGCGGCGGGCAGAGAATCAGGTCTAAATTTAAATTGGCTGGCGCTGAAGTAGATTTGATTCTTTAATCCGGCAACATCCCCATTAGTTCTCTCATAAGCATGCCCTGTAAATGCAGGGCAGACCCGGCAGAGCAGCGCGGGTTGTTGATCTTGATTTTCAAAATTTTTGAGACGCAAGCGAGATATTGGCAATTCTTGCGGAAAAGCAAAACACGCTCACACAATGTTTTGGGGCAGTTCGATCACGATCTCCGTGCCGTGCGAGTTGCGGCTGTTTACCAAAATCTTGCCGTGATGCGCTTCGATGATTTTCTTGCTGATAAATAATCCCAAGCCCACCCCTAAGCCGAATTTTTCAGCATTGTGAATCGGGTCAAAAAAATGTTCGAGCATGTGAGCATGCAGCGCAGGCCCGCGATCCTCGAGGCGAATAATCACCCCCGCCCCTTCACTCTGTTGCTGCGTTTGTACTTTGGGCACAGCATCTTCGCCCGCCGCGGCAATGGCATATTTTAAGAGATTTTGAAAAACGATTTGCAAGAGGATGGGATCGCCCGGCACCGGCGGCAGATTCGGCCCCAAAACCATCGTGCACAACACTTCGTGACGCATAGTTTGTTGCAGCAATGCCAGGGCTTCGAGAATCATCTCGTTTATATCCAGCGGCGCGAGATGAGAAGAGCCATGCTGCGCCAGGCTCACCATGTTGTTGGTGAGATAGCTAATGCGATAAATTTGCGTAATGATGTCGTGCAAGCCGGCTTCGAGCTGTTGATGGCCCAAGGGCGTCGCGATGCCGAGAATCTCGTCCAGTTTATGGCAGATTACATCCAAGGCGCCGGCCAGCTCGTGCGCGACGCTGGTGTTCAATTTGCCCAGCAAGAGAAGCTGCTCATGCAGTTGATGTTGCTGCGGCGTTTTTTGGGGCGCGGCCTCGCTCAATGACACCATAACCAGCGGCGCGATTGCGGCGGTGGGCAGGAGATTCAATTGATAACGAAACATAAAGCCGTTCCCTTCCCGATGCGGCTGTCGAAACTCTCCTTGCACCGCTTGCGGCAGGGGCGAGGCAATGGCATGCGCCTGCAAAAAAAGCTGCTGGATTTCTTGCTTCAATCCCTGTTCAAAGCTTTTGGGCGTCAGAGAAAAAAAAGGCCGCCACAACGCTTCGGCGGCAGAAACACCCAGAAGGCGCGACATGGCTTGATTCCAGTGCCGCACGATGAAATTCTCGTCGAGGCAGCACAATGCCCCCGGCATCGCTTCCAACATGGCAGCAACCGGACACCAATCATCGGGCAAAAAATCATTTTGTCGGTCAAATTCAAGTGGTTCAGTGAGGGTCAGTGTAGCAGGAGAATTGTTGGAATCAGCGGGTAATACCGTCGGATACATGTTGTCGGCCTCGGTGAT
It contains:
- a CDS encoding glycosyltransferase family 2 protein, which gives rise to MPEARPLLSVIIITQNEAHLLRDCLASAAFADEIVIVDAESSDDTVKVCQEFSASSPALPVKIFVRPWPGFAAQKQFALAQATGEWVLSLDTDERVTPELAQEIQTLIKNTPPQAGYYAPRLSTFLGKFIRHSGWYPGYQLRLFRRDKTTIINSHVHEGFVVDGALSHLKHDLLHFTHRTLEESLARMNRYSSLEALDRSGKRVYWWDFFVRPFAAFWNKFIAHQGWRDGMHGLILALVTAMVKLALYMKLWEAQQSRRAENQV
- a CDS encoding PAS domain-containing protein; its protein translation is MIDSSVITEADNMYPTVLPADSNNSPATLTLTEPLEFDRQNDFLPDDWCPVAAMLEAMPGALCCLDENFIVRHWNQAMSRLLGVSAAEALWRPFFSLTPKSFEQGLKQEIQQLFLQAHAIASPLPQAVQGEFRQPHREGNGFMFRYQLNLLPTAAIAPLVMVSLSEAAPQKTPQQHQLHEQLLLLGKLNTSVAHELAGALDVICHKLDEILGIATPLGHQQLEAGLHDIITQIYRISYLTNNMVSLAQHGSSHLAPLDINEMILEALALLQQTMRHEVLCTMVLGPNLPPVPGDPILLQIVFQNLLKYAIAAAGEDAVPKVQTQQQSEGAGVIIRLEDRGPALHAHMLEHFFDPIHNAEKFGLGVGLGLFISKKIIEAHHGKILVNSRNSHGTEIVIELPQNIV